From a region of the Cucumis sativus cultivar 9930 chromosome 6, Cucumber_9930_V3, whole genome shotgun sequence genome:
- the LOC101213677 gene encoding cell number regulator 8 encodes MDEDNRDGRSDYAWTADGLPVHGSVLGEPIGRAQWETDLCACIGRHDEFCSSDLEVCLLGSVAPCILYGTNAERVVSSTPGTFANHCMSYSGLYLIGTSFFGWNCLAPWFTYPTRTAIRRMFNLEGNCEALHRSCGCCGLCVEDEVQREHCESVCDFATHVFCHTCALCQEGRELRRRMPHPGFNARPVLVMIPPGEQSMGRGV; translated from the exons ATGGACGAGGACAATCGCGATGGTCGCTCTGATTATGCCTGGACTGCCGATGGCTTGCCGGTTCATGGTAGTGTGCTCGGGGAGCCTATCGGTCGTGCCCAATGGGAAACTGATCTCTGCGCTTGTATTGGTCGCCACGATGAATTTTGCAGTAGCGATCTTGAAGTTT GTCTTCTTGGAAGTGTGGCTCCTTGCATTCTGTATGGAACAAATGCAGAGAGAGTTGTGTCTTCTACTCCTGGGACTTTTGCAAACCATTGCATGTCATATTCTGGTCTCTACTTAATTGGAACCTCTTTCTTTGGTTGGAACTGTCTGGCTCCATGGTTTACATATCCTACTCGTACAGCTATTCGTCGAATGTTCAATTTGGAG GGTAACTGCGAGGCACTTCATAGGTCATGTGGCTGTTGCGGACTCTGTGTTGAAGATGAAGTTCAACGTGAGCACTGTGAATCTGTTTGTGACTTTGCAACTCATGTCTTCTGTCACACGTGTGCACTTTGCCAGGAAGGTCGTGAACTTCGTCGGAGGATGCCCCACCCAGGTTTCAATGCTCGTCCTGTGTTAGTCATGATCCCACCTGGAGAACAGTCCATGGGGCGTGGAGTCTGA